One window from the genome of Alkalihalobacillus sp. LMS6 encodes:
- a CDS encoding GNAT family N-acetyltransferase, with amino-acid sequence MNINEINESNRQRAKEFFVQHWGSPIMVIASGTYNCSELEGYMATDESGQTIGLITYMDREQRFEILSLDSVVEKRGVGTALMVAVETLAKQKGAKAIHLVTTNDNLHALGFYQKRGYVLYKLHKDAVKKARLIKPEIPFVAENQIPIRDEIECVKYIV; translated from the coding sequence ATGAATATTAATGAAATTAATGAGTCAAACCGACAACGGGCGAAAGAATTTTTTGTTCAGCATTGGGGTTCTCCGATTATGGTCATTGCTAGCGGTACGTACAACTGTAGTGAACTTGAAGGGTATATGGCAACAGATGAATCGGGACAAACGATTGGGTTAATTACGTACATGGATCGGGAGCAGCGTTTTGAAATCCTCTCCTTAGATAGCGTGGTTGAGAAAAGAGGAGTTGGAACAGCGCTAATGGTAGCAGTAGAAACACTTGCCAAGCAAAAGGGAGCAAAAGCCATTCACCTTGTCACAACAAACGATAATCTTCATGCATTAGGTTTTTACCAAAAGCGGGGCTACGTGCTTTACAAACTACATAAAGATGCCGTTAAAAAAGCACGCCTCATTAAACCGGAAATTCCTTTTGTTGCAGAAAATCAAATTCCGATCCGTGATGAAATTGAATGTGTCAAATACATCGTATAA
- a CDS encoding endonuclease MutS2: protein MNQQALHDIGFTDVLEQIAGYTRMERGKETVLRMQPVFNKDQIEHKMIEVQEAIEVLKRSGSVPIHVVDDIAQMLTQAKKGLFIRADQMTRIVSFLEHCGKLKRFMNDKLDIAPLVSSYAFSIDDLSMLEEELGQAIRNGQVDDYASKELSYLRRQKKMALERLKNKVEHLASGGKYKSYLQDKMVSTRQGRYVLSIKKEYRNKVNGTVLDTSASGSTLFIEPAEVGDIQEEVSMYTYAEEAEVERILFALTESVLAQEHTIHIAMDVMHEYDVLFAKAKYCQDINGIKPHLSAERKMNLIRAKHPALGEKAVPLSLTFGGEVDRALVITGPNTGGKTVTLKTVGLLTAMAQAGLLIPAEKGSQVGIFQSLFVDIGDGQSIEDNLSTFSSRLVSIIQILRDANDRSLILMDELGSGTDPNEGMGLAITILNQLYKKGSTLLATTHYSEMKTFADTTDGFINGSMEFDLESLQPTYRLLIGESGKSQAFEIALKLGLHPSIVDEAHHISYGHEGSYVGRFSQETLQADEFRKQVIVNRHANKQKKRQVQDVKQFQQGDNVTVQASNETAIVYKGPDDKGNYIVQIKDEKRTINHKRLNLHISAAELYPADYDFDIIFKSKDYRKVKNDQNRKHMDGVWLEEEE from the coding sequence ATGAATCAACAAGCGTTACACGATATTGGCTTTACAGATGTACTTGAACAGATTGCAGGCTACACAAGGATGGAGCGCGGAAAAGAAACGGTGCTTCGTATGCAGCCTGTTTTTAACAAAGATCAAATTGAGCATAAGATGATTGAGGTGCAAGAAGCGATTGAGGTTCTAAAGCGTAGTGGAAGTGTGCCGATTCACGTGGTCGATGACATTGCGCAAATGCTTACGCAAGCGAAAAAAGGCCTTTTCATACGTGCTGATCAAATGACTCGAATTGTTTCTTTTTTAGAGCATTGTGGGAAATTAAAACGATTTATGAATGATAAACTAGACATTGCTCCCCTCGTCAGCAGCTACGCCTTTTCCATTGATGATTTGTCAATGCTGGAAGAAGAACTCGGGCAAGCGATTCGGAATGGGCAAGTGGATGACTACGCATCGAAAGAATTAAGCTATCTCCGACGTCAAAAGAAAATGGCGTTAGAACGATTGAAAAATAAAGTTGAGCATTTAGCGAGTGGTGGTAAATACAAAAGTTACTTGCAAGATAAAATGGTTTCCACTCGCCAAGGTCGCTATGTGCTTTCAATTAAAAAAGAATACCGAAACAAAGTAAATGGTACCGTACTCGATACATCTGCTTCCGGTTCCACACTGTTTATTGAACCAGCAGAAGTTGGCGATATTCAAGAGGAAGTGAGTATGTATACGTACGCAGAGGAAGCTGAGGTTGAGCGAATTTTATTTGCGTTGACCGAATCCGTATTGGCGCAAGAGCATACCATTCATATTGCCATGGACGTCATGCATGAGTACGATGTGTTGTTCGCAAAAGCAAAATATTGTCAAGACATTAACGGGATTAAGCCACACCTATCAGCTGAGCGAAAAATGAATCTCATTCGCGCAAAGCATCCAGCTTTAGGTGAAAAAGCCGTTCCCCTTTCCTTGACGTTTGGAGGGGAAGTTGACCGAGCGCTTGTGATTACAGGACCAAATACAGGAGGAAAGACCGTCACCCTTAAAACGGTAGGCTTGTTAACGGCAATGGCACAAGCAGGGCTTTTAATTCCAGCTGAAAAAGGAAGTCAGGTGGGGATATTTCAAAGTCTGTTTGTGGATATCGGTGATGGCCAAAGCATTGAGGATAACTTAAGTACGTTTAGTTCAAGGCTCGTCTCCATTATTCAAATTTTACGAGACGCCAACGACCGCTCGCTCATATTAATGGATGAGTTAGGCTCAGGAACGGATCCGAATGAAGGGATGGGTCTAGCAATTACGATCTTAAATCAATTGTACAAAAAAGGGTCGACCTTACTTGCGACGACCCACTACAGTGAAATGAAGACCTTCGCGGATACAACAGACGGATTTATTAATGGGTCAATGGAATTTGATCTTGAAAGCTTACAGCCAACGTACAGATTATTAATTGGTGAGAGTGGAAAAAGCCAAGCTTTTGAGATTGCGCTGAAGTTAGGCTTACATCCAAGCATCGTTGATGAGGCGCACCATATTTCTTATGGACATGAAGGCTCTTATGTAGGTCGGTTTTCACAAGAGACGTTACAAGCAGATGAGTTCCGTAAGCAGGTCATTGTGAACCGTCATGCGAACAAACAGAAAAAACGTCAAGTCCAAGATGTAAAGCAGTTTCAGCAAGGAGACAATGTGACCGTGCAAGCTTCAAATGAAACAGCGATTGTTTATAAAGGTCCAGACGATAAAGGCAATTATATTGTGCAGATTAAGGACGAAAAACGAACGATTAATCACAAACGTTTAAACTTGCACATTTCGGCTGCAGAACTGTATCCAGCTGATTATGATTTCGATATTATTTTTAAAAGCAAAGACTATCGAAAAGTGAAAAATGACCAGAACCGTAAACATATGGACGGTGTATGGTTGGAAGAGGAAGAGTGA
- a CDS encoding FAD-dependent oxidoreductase, translating into MKIIVIGCTHAGTQTVKNLLRLHPEAAITVYERNDNVSFLSCGIALHVGGVVDDAQKLFYSSPQELEALGAKMRVSHNVHSINRQEKTLVVENLETGEQFIDSYDKLVYTTGSTPIVPPISGVGLKNIQLCKNYAQAQEIIEKATHANKIAVVGAGYIGVELVEAFEAYGKDVTFIEGADRVLNKYLDREFTDEVEQTLTAQGIRLALNEKVEAFAGNEAGEVTAIQTSKTTHDVDLVILCVGFRPQTELLKGELDTLENGALLVNEYMQTSDPSIFAAGDNCSVFHNSAQHHAYIPLATNATKMGTLVAYNIVKPTIKYRGTQGTSGLKLYDLNMASTGLTEEGAAMYGLDVRSTTLVDHERPTFMPTATEVKLKLVYDQDTMRLIGAQVLSKIDQTQLMNTLSVCIQQRMTVEDLAFSDFFFQPHYNKPVNILNTIALKALTEQDQLQSQLT; encoded by the coding sequence TTGAAAATTATTGTTATTGGTTGTACACATGCAGGGACACAAACGGTTAAAAATTTGCTTCGACTTCATCCAGAAGCAGCTATTACAGTATATGAGCGAAACGACAATGTCTCTTTTCTTTCATGCGGGATCGCGCTACATGTCGGCGGTGTCGTCGATGATGCTCAAAAGCTCTTTTACTCTTCTCCTCAGGAATTAGAAGCACTTGGAGCGAAGATGCGTGTTAGTCACAATGTCCACTCGATCAACCGACAGGAAAAGACTCTTGTTGTGGAGAATTTGGAAACAGGTGAACAGTTTATTGATTCCTACGATAAGCTTGTCTATACCACTGGCTCTACCCCAATTGTTCCACCGATTTCAGGTGTTGGGTTAAAGAACATTCAGCTATGCAAAAACTATGCACAAGCTCAAGAGATTATTGAAAAAGCGACCCATGCAAATAAAATTGCTGTTGTCGGTGCTGGCTATATCGGTGTAGAACTGGTTGAAGCGTTTGAAGCATATGGAAAAGACGTGACGTTTATTGAAGGCGCGGACCGTGTCTTAAACAAATATCTCGACCGCGAATTTACTGATGAGGTTGAACAGACATTAACAGCACAAGGCATTCGTTTGGCGTTAAATGAAAAAGTTGAGGCATTCGCCGGTAATGAGGCGGGAGAAGTTACTGCCATCCAAACGAGCAAAACGACACACGATGTTGATCTTGTCATACTCTGTGTTGGATTCCGCCCACAAACAGAATTGTTAAAAGGCGAACTAGACACGCTAGAGAATGGTGCACTGCTTGTGAATGAATACATGCAAACAAGCGACCCATCGATCTTTGCTGCTGGCGATAATTGCTCAGTATTTCACAATTCAGCTCAGCATCACGCCTATATTCCCCTAGCGACAAATGCGACCAAGATGGGGACACTCGTTGCGTACAATATTGTAAAGCCCACCATTAAATATCGAGGCACACAAGGAACATCAGGGTTAAAACTTTACGATCTGAATATGGCTTCTACAGGTTTAACAGAAGAAGGCGCAGCAATGTACGGGTTAGATGTTCGTTCCACTACACTTGTGGATCACGAACGCCCAACCTTTATGCCAACTGCGACAGAAGTGAAGCTGAAGCTTGTGTATGATCAAGATACGATGCGTTTAATTGGCGCACAAGTGTTAAGTAAAATCGACCAAACACAGCTGATGAATACGTTATCCGTTTGCATACAACAAAGGATGACCGTAGAAGACCTAGCATTTAGCGATTTCTTCTTCCAACCCCACTACAACAAGCCAGTCAATATTCTAAATACTATTGCGTTAAAAGCACTAACTGAGCAGGATCAACTACAATCACAATTAACGTAA
- a CDS encoding tetraprenyl-beta-curcumene synthase family protein produces the protein MQSVPTNAIKVVSRAKKETIPQAHEELRHWKSEALKITDDEIREQAAWTVSDKTFHAEGGSIIGLLSGANKDRYIQFMVGYQSICDYLDTLCDKNDSHNPDDFRSIHDALLDTLEPEKDFSNYYQYRPGFNDDGYLQKLVTRCREAVTLFPGFEVMKADMKEVAQYYIDFQVYKHVEEEKREPLLKKFYEDNQHLVPGMRWYEFACGAASTLALYTLAAYAAASERTKEESKHIKEAYFPWVQGLHIMLDYFIDQEEDRLENEMNFAAYYESKEDMMDRFRFLDEQANEKLKGLPDEKFHMLLKKGLYALYLSDGKVANNPELKKDAKEIIKLGGKSAAFFFQNRWMFKRAI, from the coding sequence ATGCAATCTGTCCCAACAAATGCAATAAAAGTCGTATCAAGAGCGAAGAAGGAAACGATTCCTCAAGCCCATGAAGAGTTACGCCACTGGAAAAGTGAAGCATTAAAAATAACGGATGATGAAATTAGAGAACAAGCGGCTTGGACCGTAAGCGACAAGACGTTCCACGCAGAAGGCGGCAGCATTATTGGTCTGCTTTCTGGCGCGAATAAAGACCGCTATATTCAATTTATGGTTGGCTATCAGTCAATCTGTGATTATTTAGATACGCTTTGTGATAAAAATGATAGCCATAACCCAGACGATTTTCGATCTATTCATGATGCGCTTTTAGATACATTGGAACCGGAAAAGGATTTTAGCAACTACTATCAATACCGTCCTGGTTTTAATGATGATGGCTATTTACAAAAGCTTGTCACACGTTGTCGTGAAGCCGTAACGTTGTTCCCAGGCTTTGAGGTGATGAAAGCCGATATGAAGGAAGTTGCACAATACTATATTGATTTCCAAGTGTATAAGCATGTGGAAGAAGAAAAGCGTGAGCCGTTGTTGAAGAAATTTTATGAAGACAATCAGCATCTTGTGCCAGGTATGCGTTGGTACGAGTTTGCTTGTGGTGCGGCTTCAACGCTTGCATTATATACGCTTGCGGCTTACGCGGCGGCGTCTGAGCGAACAAAAGAAGAGTCGAAGCATATTAAAGAAGCGTATTTTCCGTGGGTTCAAGGCTTGCATATTATGCTTGATTATTTCATCGATCAAGAGGAAGACCGCTTGGAAAATGAAATGAACTTTGCTGCGTACTACGAATCCAAGGAAGATATGATGGACCGCTTCCGCTTTTTAGATGAGCAAGCAAATGAAAAGCTTAAGGGACTTCCGGATGAAAAATTCCATATGCTTTTGAAAAAAGGGCTTTATGCGCTTTACCTTTCTGATGGAAAAGTGGCAAATAATCCTGAGTTGAAAAAGGATGCGAAAGAAATTATTAAACTAGGTGGGAAGTCAGCCGCATTTTTCTTCCAAAATCGCTGGATGTTTAAGCGCGCTATTTAA
- a CDS encoding class I SAM-dependent methyltransferase has translation MDNQKLLIDAYNKQANQRNEAITETWKMKERNHFLKLVQEEEKVTLLEIGAGPGNDSLYFKENGLKTFSTDLSPEMITLCKEKGLEAAEMSFYDLTFPSNHFDAIYALNCLLHVPKAELEDVLIELKRVLQPGGLFYLGVYGGKNSEGIWEDDVYEPKRFFSFYEDDALQTLLTAHFSIESFTVVPKHVIGGELTFQSVILRKIEI, from the coding sequence TTGGATAACCAAAAGCTGCTAATAGACGCTTATAACAAACAAGCCAATCAACGAAATGAAGCAATAACAGAGACGTGGAAGATGAAAGAAAGAAATCATTTTCTAAAACTAGTGCAGGAAGAAGAAAAAGTGACCCTTCTAGAAATTGGCGCAGGTCCGGGAAATGACAGCCTTTATTTTAAAGAAAATGGATTAAAAACGTTTAGTACTGACCTATCACCAGAAATGATTACCTTATGTAAGGAAAAAGGATTAGAAGCCGCAGAAATGAGCTTTTATGACTTAACCTTCCCTTCAAACCATTTTGACGCCATTTATGCACTCAACTGCTTACTTCATGTGCCAAAAGCTGAACTGGAAGATGTTTTAATTGAACTAAAGCGCGTGCTACAACCAGGCGGGCTGTTTTACTTAGGTGTATATGGCGGGAAGAATTCTGAAGGCATTTGGGAAGATGATGTTTACGAGCCAAAACGATTTTTCTCTTTCTATGAAGATGACGCCCTTCAAACATTGTTAACTGCACATTTTTCCATTGAATCATTTACCGTCGTACCTAAACACGTAATTGGGGGCGAACTAACCTTTCAATCTGTCATTTTACGAAAAATCGAAATCTAA
- a CDS encoding class I SAM-dependent methyltransferase, which produces MNRTLLETIKRPALFARNENMFWQDPHIAPFLLDAHLSQDHDGASRHAGTIETSVHFIHQRILNENPTKIVDFGCGPGLYCEPLAQLQHTVTGIDISSHSIAYAKEQTKKKGLPITYINQDYLSVQLKPEFDLALLIYCDYGALGKEERKQVLQRIYDSLNIGGQLFLDVFTVEKFKRFSDQRYWNHHEHGGFWSPENHLELQQNCTYPDECVSLEQTNVMTANDNQTYYIWNQYFTKPMLQTELEQAGFSIKEVYSDVTGKPYTSKSDTMAFLAEKQ; this is translated from the coding sequence ATGAACCGCACACTTTTAGAAACCATCAAACGTCCTGCTCTCTTTGCAAGAAATGAAAATATGTTTTGGCAGGACCCTCACATTGCGCCTTTTTTGTTGGATGCCCACTTAAGTCAAGATCATGATGGTGCTAGTCGACACGCTGGTACGATTGAAACTTCTGTCCATTTCATTCATCAACGCATTTTAAATGAAAACCCTACAAAAATTGTTGATTTTGGCTGTGGACCTGGGCTGTATTGTGAACCACTTGCACAATTACAGCATACCGTCACGGGAATTGATATCTCTTCCCACTCCATTGCATATGCGAAAGAACAAACGAAGAAAAAAGGTCTTCCCATTACGTATATCAATCAAGATTATCTTTCGGTTCAGTTGAAGCCCGAGTTTGATCTTGCCTTACTCATTTATTGTGATTACGGTGCGCTTGGAAAAGAAGAACGAAAGCAAGTTTTACAACGTATCTATGACAGCTTAAACATTGGGGGTCAATTGTTTTTAGACGTGTTTACAGTAGAGAAATTCAAACGGTTTTCAGACCAACGCTACTGGAATCATCATGAACACGGCGGTTTTTGGTCGCCTGAAAATCATCTTGAGCTTCAACAAAATTGTACCTATCCAGACGAATGCGTTAGTCTTGAACAAACGAATGTAATGACCGCAAACGATAATCAAACCTACTATATTTGGAATCAATATTTCACTAAACCTATGCTTCAAACAGAATTAGAACAAGCCGGCTTTAGCATTAAAGAGGTTTACAGTGATGTGACTGGCAAGCCTTATACATCAAAGAGTGACACAATGGCTTTCTTAGCAGAAAAACAATGA
- a CDS encoding HIT family protein — protein MHNWKQDRIKAAQTNQNPMVMVNMRSGFAVIGDTQFLPGYCVLLPAEKWPSLEKMPLALRSDYLLDMSLIGDAILEVCQPLRVNYSIYGNTDTYLHAHLFPRYDWEPAERIPHPVWQYPQEKWTNEQEQFQEATHGTLRDKLTKKLEEKMKAAYM, from the coding sequence ATGCACAATTGGAAGCAAGATCGAATCAAAGCAGCACAAACCAATCAAAATCCGATGGTGATGGTCAACATGCGCAGCGGATTTGCAGTTATCGGTGACACACAGTTTTTGCCTGGCTATTGCGTTTTGTTACCGGCGGAAAAATGGCCTTCCCTTGAGAAGATGCCACTAGCTTTACGTAGCGACTATCTTCTAGATATGAGTTTAATCGGTGATGCCATTCTTGAAGTATGCCAGCCCCTACGCGTGAATTACTCCATCTATGGCAATACTGATACGTATTTACATGCACATCTTTTCCCGCGATACGATTGGGAACCAGCAGAACGAATTCCTCATCCCGTTTGGCAATACCCACAAGAAAAATGGACGAACGAACAGGAACAGTTTCAAGAAGCGACTCACGGTACACTAAGAGACAAGTTAACGAAAAAGCTGGAAGAAAAAATGAAAGCTGCATACATGTAA
- a CDS encoding acetylornithine deacetylase: protein METFVDDVHERKDELIQLVKDLIEFETPAPPARNTAGIQAYIANYLNDLGATVDQWDVYEGDPNVVGTLKGSHSDTFHSLILNGHVDVASVDKDEVWKTSPFSAEVMDGTIYGRGAADMKGGLAACLFALKLASDYGLKLKGDVFLQSVIGEEVGEAGTKQCCERGYQADYAIVADTSHCAIQGQGGVITGWITIKSPTTHHDGTRRQMVHAGGGVHGASAIEKMTKMITALQELERHWAITKSYPGFPSGTNTINPAVIEGGRHPAFVADECRLWITVHFYPDETVEEVTKQIENHLLAVAQGDIWLRDHPPLFEWGGESMIVDRGEVFPAFSVDQEHAAFSMVTEAHEAFFGARPDVEMSQTVTDGGWLASYGIPTILYGPGKLEHAHAVNEQLNIEELMNYTQSLLRFMISWCNTPKSSAD, encoded by the coding sequence ATGGAAACATTCGTTGATGACGTGCACGAGCGAAAAGATGAGTTAATCCAACTTGTGAAAGACTTGATTGAGTTTGAAACACCAGCGCCGCCAGCTCGTAATACAGCAGGAATTCAAGCGTATATTGCGAACTATTTAAACGACTTAGGGGCAACGGTTGATCAGTGGGACGTTTATGAAGGGGATCCGAATGTAGTTGGCACATTAAAAGGATCGCACTCAGATACCTTTCACAGTTTGATTTTGAATGGTCACGTAGATGTCGCTTCTGTTGATAAGGATGAGGTGTGGAAGACGTCCCCTTTTTCTGCCGAGGTTATGGATGGAACGATTTACGGTCGTGGTGCTGCAGACATGAAAGGTGGTCTTGCTGCTTGTTTGTTTGCACTAAAACTTGCATCTGATTATGGTTTGAAGTTAAAGGGAGATGTCTTTTTACAGTCGGTTATCGGAGAAGAAGTGGGGGAAGCAGGGACGAAGCAATGTTGTGAGCGTGGCTATCAAGCAGACTATGCGATCGTCGCGGACACAAGTCACTGTGCCATTCAAGGTCAGGGCGGCGTCATTACAGGCTGGATTACAATTAAAAGTCCGACCACGCACCATGACGGCACGAGAAGACAAATGGTCCATGCAGGAGGAGGCGTGCATGGAGCAAGCGCAATTGAAAAAATGACAAAAATGATTACGGCTTTGCAAGAGTTAGAACGACACTGGGCTATTACAAAATCGTATCCTGGATTCCCCTCAGGAACCAACACGATTAATCCAGCCGTTATTGAAGGCGGACGGCATCCTGCTTTTGTAGCGGATGAATGCCGTTTATGGATAACGGTTCATTTTTACCCTGATGAAACGGTTGAAGAAGTCACAAAACAAATCGAAAACCATCTTCTTGCTGTTGCACAGGGAGATATATGGCTTCGAGATCATCCACCGCTGTTTGAATGGGGAGGCGAATCTATGATTGTTGATCGTGGCGAGGTGTTTCCTGCGTTTTCGGTTGATCAAGAACACGCTGCATTCTCGATGGTTACGGAAGCACACGAAGCGTTTTTTGGAGCACGACCAGATGTGGAAATGTCTCAAACGGTCACGGATGGAGGTTGGCTAGCCTCTTACGGTATCCCAACGATTCTTTATGGACCAGGGAAATTAGAACATGCGCATGCTGTGAATGAGCAATTAAATATTGAGGAGCTCATGAATTATACGCAGTCGTTGCTTCGTTTTATGATTAGCTGGTGCAACACGCCAAAAAGTAGCGCAGATTAA
- a CDS encoding YciI family protein, with protein MTYYAVLLPMLDEQKSEDYREAHVAYLQEKKADGKIFANGRFIDGTGGLVIYQTNTFEELLELVQNDPYVVERARDFEIHEWDLVL; from the coding sequence ATGACTTATTATGCCGTACTTTTACCGATGCTAGATGAACAGAAAAGCGAAGACTATCGTGAAGCTCACGTCGCATACCTTCAGGAGAAAAAGGCAGACGGAAAAATCTTTGCCAACGGCCGCTTTATCGACGGAACAGGAGGGCTCGTCATCTATCAAACGAATACTTTCGAAGAATTACTAGAGCTTGTGCAAAATGATCCTTACGTCGTCGAACGAGCAAGAGATTTTGAGATTCATGAATGGGATTTGGTATTGTAA
- a CDS encoding SDR family oxidoreductase — MLQRETLPLKHKTILITGVSRRKGIGYAIARQCAAFGASIITQHYQAHDEQQDWGADSLEDVSAGIEAELIEGATHTHYSENFEEEQAPATLFQAIAEQDAVVDALVCNHAMSGNDGTLMEMNALSLSRHYTVNTQSSLLLAQQYVKQFNSKTGRGKVIFMTSGQELGPMRGEIAYAAAKGALASLTETIADELAVHGVNVNTVNPGPVDTGYMTDDLWQSLKPKFPFGRMGEGEDPARLIAWLLTDEANWITGQVINTEGGFRRG; from the coding sequence TTGCTACAAAGAGAAACTTTGCCATTAAAACATAAAACAATTCTTATTACGGGAGTGAGCCGGAGAAAAGGAATTGGCTATGCGATCGCACGTCAATGTGCCGCTTTTGGGGCGTCCATCATTACGCAACATTATCAAGCGCATGATGAACAACAAGACTGGGGCGCTGATTCTTTAGAAGACGTATCGGCGGGAATCGAAGCTGAATTAATTGAAGGCGCAACGCATACGCATTATTCGGAAAATTTTGAAGAAGAGCAGGCGCCAGCAACCCTTTTTCAAGCGATCGCAGAGCAAGATGCAGTCGTAGATGCACTGGTCTGTAATCATGCTATGAGCGGAAATGATGGCACATTGATGGAAATGAATGCGTTGTCACTTTCGCGGCATTACACCGTCAACACGCAATCAAGCTTGCTCCTTGCTCAACAATACGTGAAACAATTTAACAGCAAAACTGGCAGAGGAAAAGTCATTTTTATGACGTCAGGACAGGAACTTGGTCCGATGCGCGGCGAAATTGCGTATGCCGCTGCAAAAGGTGCACTTGCTTCGTTGACTGAAACGATTGCAGATGAATTAGCGGTTCACGGTGTGAATGTGAATACGGTCAATCCTGGTCCAGTTGATACGGGCTATATGACGGATGATTTATGGCAATCGCTAAAGCCGAAATTTCCATTTGGTAGAATGGGTGAAGGGGAAGATCCTGCACGTTTAATTGCGTGGTTGTTAACAGATGAAGCCAATTGGATTACAGGGCAAGTGATTAATACGGAAGGGGGCTTTCGCAGAGGGTGA
- a CDS encoding PspC domain-containing protein: protein MKRKLMKAEQDRVISGVCGGIADHLGIPSLAVRLIFLVIPANVLIYVILAMYLETNPVI from the coding sequence ATGAAGCGAAAACTAATGAAAGCTGAACAAGATCGCGTAATCAGTGGCGTTTGCGGGGGAATTGCAGACCATTTGGGGATCCCATCCCTCGCTGTCCGCTTGATTTTTCTTGTTATCCCCGCTAACGTTTTAATTTATGTGATCTTGGCAATGTATTTAGAGACAAATCCGGTTATCTAA
- a CDS encoding cupin domain-containing protein yields the protein MRDLNQVTVKQHYFNDDGRVPNHPSYPFVHYQAVFENEDSIEQILKENHWYNSWRGGIFDYHHYHSNAHEVLVVVEGEATLQVGGVSGEQLEVGVGDVLILPAGTGHKFIDGSESFAVIGAYPEGVPYDLCTGDPAEKEKHIQKITEVPKPSHDPVFGEHGPLSTLW from the coding sequence ATGCGAGATTTAAATCAAGTTACGGTGAAGCAACATTATTTTAATGATGATGGGCGGGTTCCAAACCATCCGAGCTATCCATTTGTGCATTATCAAGCGGTATTTGAAAATGAAGATAGCATTGAACAAATTTTAAAAGAAAATCACTGGTATAACTCTTGGCGTGGTGGCATTTTTGACTATCATCACTACCATAGCAACGCCCATGAAGTATTAGTTGTGGTCGAAGGTGAAGCAACGTTACAAGTTGGGGGTGTGTCTGGCGAGCAGCTCGAAGTTGGTGTCGGCGATGTGTTAATCTTACCAGCAGGAACCGGCCATAAATTTATTGATGGTAGCGAGTCATTTGCTGTTATCGGCGCGTATCCTGAAGGCGTTCCATATGATTTATGTACAGGTGACCCTGCAGAGAAAGAAAAACATATTCAAAAAATTACAGAAGTCCCGAAACCAAGTCATGATCCTGTCTTTGGCGAACACGGACCGCTCTCCACCTTGTGGTAA